The Amycolatopsis coloradensis sequence TGGACCACACGCGCCGCTGGGCACGGATCCCCTGATCTCACGCGGGATGTGCGAGCGCGCCGCCGCGCGGCTGGCGGGTGATCCCGGGGTCCGGGTGCTGATCCTGCCCGAGGTGCCGTACGGGGTGACGCGATTCGCCGCCGGGTTCGCGGGTGGCATCTCGATCGGCGAGGAGACCCTGTACGCGCTGCTGACCGAGATCTGCGGCGCGCTCACCGAGCAGGGGCTCACCCGGATCCTGCTGGTCAACAACCATTTCGAACCGGCGCATCTGGTGGTGCTGCGGCGCGTGGCCGAGGCGGCGGGCGTCGGCTTCGTCGATCTGGTCCGCCGCCGGTACTCCGCTCGGCTCACCACGGAGTTCCGCTCCGGCGAATGTCATGCCGGGCAGTACGAGACCTCTCTGATGCTCGCCGACCGGCCGGACCTCGTCGACGCCGCCGTCCAGCGCGACCTGCCCCCGGTCCACGTCGACCTGGCACGCACCGGCGTCACGGACTTCGTCTCGGCCGGGATGACCGAGGCCTACTGCGGCACTCCCGCCCAGGCGACCGCCGAAGAGGGCGAGAAGACCTTCTCGGTGCTCACCGACATCCTGGTCGAAGCGATCCGGGAACTGGTATGACCTTCAATCTGGCGACCCATTTCGTCGACCGCCTTCCCGGCGAGCGGACGGCGTTGCTGTGCGGCGACGAGGAAGTCACTTACGCGGATCTGGCGGCGCGGGTGAACCGGGCCGGGAACGTGCTGCGGGACCTCGGTGTCCGAAGTGGACAGCGGGTTCTGCTGGCGCTGAACGACGGCGTGGAGTTCGTGGCCGTCTGGTACGCGGCGCAGAAGATCGGCGCGGTCACCGCCGAGGTCTATTCCTTCCTCCAGCCCAAGGATTACGCGTACTACCTGGACTACACCGAGGCCGCCGTCGTCATCGCGGACGGCTCGACGTTGCCCGCGCTGCGTGAAGCCGGGGCGCGGAACCTGCTGGTCGTCGGCGATGTCGCACTGGAGCCCGGCGAGCACTCGTTCGACGCGCTGGCCGCATCCGCGTCGGCCGAACTGGAGGCCGCGCCGACCACGCTGGACGACGTCGCGATCTGGAAGTTCACCACCGGGAGCACCGGCTCCCCCAAGGCATGCGTGCACCCGGCGCGTAGCGCGCTGGAGAGCTTCGACCGGTACGCGCTCGGCGTGCTCGGCCTCCGGGAGGACGACCGCGTGCTGGCCGTGCCGAAGCTGTTCTTCGGCTACGCGCGCGATCTGACCGCGTTGTTCCCGTTCGGTGTCGGCGCGTCCGGGATCGTGTTCCCGCAGCGCAGCACCGCCGACCTGCTGTTCTCGCTGATCGAGCGCTACCGGCCCACGATCCTGGTCAACGTGCCGACCATGATGAGCGCGATGATCGCTCACCCTGCGGCGTCTACTGTGGACATGAGCTCGCTACGGCTCGCGACGTCCGCGGGCGAGGCGCTGCCTTCGGAGCTGCATCGCAAGTGGGACGGCCTGTTCGGTGTCCCGGTGATCGACGGGATCGGCTCCTCGGAGGCGTACCACATCTATCTGTCCAACGTTCCCGGCGCGCAGCGGGTCGGCAGCCTCGGCCGCGAGGTACCCGGCTACACCGCTCGCGTCCTCGACGAGAGCGGCGATCCCCTACCGGATGGGGAGATCGGCACCTTGGAGGTGACCGGCCCGACCATCGCGCGCGAGTACTACGGCGACGCGGAGAAGACCGCGCGGACGTTCCGCGGCGACACCCTGCGCACGGGCGACCTGTTCAGCCGCGACGGCGACGGGTACTTCCACCACCACGGCCGCGCCGACGACCTGCTGAAGGTGTCGGGTGTGTTCGTCGCGCCGAGCGAGATCGAAGACTGTCTCATCGGTCATCCCGCGGTCGTCGACTGCGCGGTACTGGGTGTCACGGTCGACGGCCTGGTCGTCCCGCGGGCGTGCGTCGTCCTGGCGGAGGGCGCTTCCGCCACGGCCGAGGAACTGAAAGACCACGCTCGGGCACACCTGGCGAAGCACAAGTACCCGCGCGAGGTGGTGTTCGTGACCGAACTCCCCCGCACCGCCAACGGAAAACTCGATCGGCGCGCGTTGCGCCGGGTGGAGGCAGAGTGAGCAGGATCGTCGTCGTCACCGGCGGGACCCGCGGGATCGGCGCGGCCATCGCCGCCCGGTTCCGGGCTGCCGGGGACAAGGTGCACGCCCCCGGCCGGGCCGAGTGCGACGTCACCGACGAAGACGCCGTCGCGCGGTACTTCGACGGCCTCGGCCCGGTGGACGTGCTGGTGAACAACGCCGGCATCTCGGCGAGCGCCCCGCTGGCGAAGACGTCGCTGGAGCAGTGGCGCACCCAGATCGAGGTCAACGCGACCGGTGCTTTCCTGTGCACACGCGCGGTTCTGCCCGGTATGCGGTCGCGCGACACCGGCCGGATCGTCACCGTCGCCTCGACGGCGTCGCATATCGGCTACCGCTACACGGCCGGGTACACCGCGTCGAAGCACGCCGCCGTCGGCCTGATGCGGGCCACCGCCGCGGAACTGGCGGGCACCGGCGTCACCGCGAACGCCGTCTGCCCGGCCTTCGTGCGCACGGACATGACGGCCGCGTCGGTCGCCAGGATCCAGGAACGGACCGGCCGCGACGAAGCCGACGCGGAAGCCGCCCTGGCCGCCGCGTCGCCCCTTGGTCGCCTGCTCGAACCCGACGAGGTCGCCCACGCGGTGACCTTCTTCGCGGCGCCCGAAGCCGCCGCGATCAACGGACAGACACTCGTCCTCGATGGAGGTGGGATCCAGTCATGAGCCCGTTCCGCGCCACGCCGCCGATCACGGCGGACTGGGAGCACTTCGAGTTCACTGTGGACGATGGCGTCGCCACGGTCACCTTGGACCGCCCCGAAAAACTGAACGCACTCACCTTCGACGTCTACGCGGACCTGCGCGATCTGCTGGCCGAGTTGCCGCACCGCGGCGACGTCCGGGTGCTGGTCGTCACCGGCCGGGGCCGCGGCTTCTGCTCCGGCGGCGACGTCGAAGAGATCATCGGCGAGCTGCAGAAGATGGAGTCCGCGGAGCTGCTGGAGTTCACGCGGATGACCGGCGCGGTGGTGAAGGCGCTGCGGGAGTGCCCCATCCCGGTGATCGCCGCGGTGAACGGCATCGCGGCGGGCGCGGGTTCGGTGATCGCGCTGGCGAGCGACTTCCGGCTGCTGGCGTCCTCGGCGAAGTTCGCCTTCCTGTTCACGAAGGTCGGCCTGGCCGGCGCGGACATGGGCTCGGCGTACCTGCTGCCGCGGCTGGTGGGCCTGGGCCGGGCGACCGAATTGCTGATGCTGGGCGACAAGATCGACGCGACCCGCGCGGAGGCGATCGGCCTGGCCTCGAAGGTGGTGCCCGACGCCGAGCTTGCTTCCGAGGCTTCCGCGTTGGCTCGACGTTTGGCCGATGGACCTGCTCTGGCGTATGGGACGACGAAGGTCCTGTTGACGCGGGAGCTGGATATGGACCTGGGGAGTTCCATCGAGCTGGAGGCGATCACGCAGGCTTTGCTGATGACGGCGAAGGACCACGGGGAGTTCTACGCGGCGTGGACGGCCGGGCGTTCGCCCCAGTGGACCGGGCGATGAGCGCTTTTCGCTGACCGTCGCTTTGCCGAGCGTCGGCCTTTCGGCCGTGATCGGTCCGCCGGCGATGCACTGTGTGGATTTTGGGGCGTTGGATGACCAGAAATCCACACGGTCACCGGGCTTGGCCGGCGCCAGGCATGACGAGGGGCCCGCCGGGTGGCTGGCGGGCTCCTCGGGGTTCAGCGGTGGTGCAGGGTGTTACGCCGGGGTTGTCGGAGCGGATCCCGGTATTGGGGTGGGATGAACTCCGGTAACCCATCGGCCGCCATCCGTACTTCCCAGTCACCGTGATGAATCAACCGATGATGAAAACCGCAGAGCAGCACCATATTCCGAAGATCCGTTGGCCCGCCGTCTGCCCAGTGCTCAATATGATGAGCGTGGCAATTCTTCGGCTTCCGATGACACCCCGGGAACGCACAGCCACCGTCGCGGATGTTCAACGCGCGTCTCTGGCCGGGCGTGACGAATCTGCGCAGCCGCCCCATATCCAGAGGCTCACCCGAGGCACCCATCACCATCGGCAACATCAGACAGTCGCAGGCGGCTAGTCGGGCTTCACGGGCGGTCATCGTGCCGACGAAGTCGAGGCAGGCGGCGCCGAGACCGGACTTCAACTCCTCAAGCCCGACCGTGACATGCACCAAGGTGCGGTAACCGCCGGTTCCCGGCTGATCCGGACAGGCGATGGCCAGGTCCAGCAGCTCAGCCCAGGCATCCCCCATGCGCTCGCACTTCATCCGCAAGTCCGCCTGACCGAACTCGTCCACCGGCCGCGGCTGGGCATGCGCCTCCAAAGCAGCGGCCGTGCGGGCACCGGTCTCATCGTCGAGGAGACCAGTCAGCTTCCAGAAGCCGTCTTTGCGGCGCTCCAGGGTGATTTCCCGGCGCGGCTCCTTCGACTCAGGATCCTTCGGCTCGTCGCCGTCCGGATTCAGCAAGCCCAGCAGGTTCGCCTCAGCCTCAGCGAGCTGCCGCGGACCAGCGCTCGGGGCAAGGTTCGCCAGGATCCTCTCCGCACCCGCCCGATCCTCCGCCGAAATCTCGGCCGGGAGGTTTTTCAAGATCTCCAGGATCTGATCGATCCTTTCGTCCCCGACCAATCCCTGAGCGGCGACAGCGGCAGTGGCGGGAGCGACAGGCGGAACCTCCGTGCCATCCAGAGCGCGGGTGGGGTTCAGGGCGATCGCCCGCTTCACTATCGGACCCGCCTCGCCGCGCGACAATCCCGCCAGATCCGCGAGCCAGCTCGCCGTACTGCCATACCCATACAAGTCTTTGACGCCACGAGACTCGATCTCTGCCAGGAACCGCCCCAAACAGGCGGTCGCCATCCGAATCACCCGCAACGACTGCTCCACGCCATGCGCAAGCTCCAGCTTGCCAGCGCGCCACAACTCCTGCGGCAACTCGGGAAGAAGGGTCTCGGACACCCCTCAAATGCCGCAACTCCATCGAACACGTGTTCGTAATTCTGAGCAACAGGCCAACTCGCATCGACAACACTGAAGGGTGAAACAGTCGCCAACGCCAAATCACCCTGAGCGACTCGCAATTAGCCGACTGAATGCGAAGCCCTCACGCAGTTAGTCGGCTGAATGCGGAGAAACAGAACCGGCAGCGGACAGCAACCGATCGGCCAGCACCCGGCACCGCTCCCCCAGCTCCACCGGCTCGATCACCTCGAACGCGTGCCCCAGCACCACCACGTGCATCAGCAGGAAGTCGAGATCCCCGGCCCCGCTCACCACCTCGCACCGCGAACGGCCCCGTTCCCGTACCACGGCCGCCGAAGCCGGGATCTGCGCCCGCACGACCGGAGCGGGGGCGTGCACCAGGAATCGCGCCTGGTGCCGGTAGACGCGGCTGGCGATGTTCTCCTGCACGTAGGCCGCCGCGTCGGGAGCCGGGCGCGGGCGGAAACGCCACGATCGCGCGGAAACCTCGGTCATCTTGTCGACACGGAAGGTGCGCCAGTCGTCCCGGTCGAGGTCGTAGGCGAGCAGGTACCAGCGCCGCCCGGAAGCCACCAGCCGATACGGCTCGACCCGCCGCACCGCGAAACCCGAGGAGGACGGGTACGCGAAGCCCGCCTCGACCTCGTCGCGGCAAGCACGGGCCAGGGTCATGAGTACGTCGGGGTCGATCGGCGCGCGGCTTCCGTCGAAGGCGACCACCGAACCGGACAGCGCGCTCACCTCGTGGCGCAGTCTGGTCGGCAGCACCCGGTCGAGTTTCGTCAGCGCCCGGAGCGCGGCCTCACCGCTGCCCGCGCCGGCGAGCAGTGAGACCGCGGTGGCGATCGCCTCCTCGTCGTCCAGCAGCAGCGGCGGCATGTCGTGGCCGGGCCCGAGCTGGTATCCACCGCCGACGCCGTTGCTGGCCTGCACCGGATACCCGAGCGCGCGCAGGCGTTCGACGTCGCGCCGGATCGTTCGCGGCGTGACGCCGAGCCGTTCGCCCAGTTCCGGGCCGGTCCACACCGCGCGCTGCTGCAGCAGGCCGAGCAGGGTGAGCACCCGTTCGGTCGTCCCGCGCTCGTCCTCCATGTCACCCACTGTGCCAGAGATAGCGGACCGATTCTGTCCGCTAGGCATGTCAGAGTGGTCCCATGAACCGCAAGAGCCGCGAATTCCAGGTCAGCTTCGACGCCCTCGACCCCAAAGCTCTATCGACCTTCTGGCGTGACGCCCTGGGTTACGTCCACCCCGGCCCTCCTGGGGTGGAGGTGCCCGAAGGCACCGACCCGCTGGACGCGTGGGCCGATTTCCTCGAGCGGGTCGGCGTGCCCGAGGATCAGCGCAACACCAGGTCGGCCCTCGAAGACCCCGACGGTGAAGGGCCGCGGATCTTCTTCCAGCAGGTCCCGGAGGACAAGATCGCGAAGAACCGCGTCCACCTCGACATCCGCGCCGCACCCGGGCTCGTGGGAGACGAGCGCATGGCGGCGCTCGAAGCCGAGTGCGACAGGCTTGTCGCATTGGGGGCGAAGCGGATTCAGCGCTTCGAGCCCGAGCAGCCGTTGAGCCTCGGCTTCATCGTGATGAACGATCCGGAGGGCAACGAGTTCTGTCTCGACTGAGTCAGACCGTCGTCACGGCGATCGCGTTGTCCTCCAGCGAGCCGAAGTAAAGCGTCCCGGCCCGCTCGCGGACGCCGACGAGCACATGGAATCCGTCGATCTCCCCGCGTAGTTCGTGGACCTGCTTCCCGTCCGGAGTCACGCCGCGCACCCCGCATTCCCGCGCGGGTGCGGGCTGCAGGGCCGTCGGCAGCGCCCGGACCCCGGCCCGCAGCGGCGCGGGGAGCTTCTGCACCAAGGAAAGCGCGGGGACCTTCGGGCTGGCCACGGTGATCCAGATCAGCCCGTCGCTGCCGGTCGAGATGTTGTCGGGATAGCCCCACAGATCGTCGACGAGGTAGTCCCGCGTGCCCGCCTTGTCGCCCGTGAGCCACACGCGCGCGACCCGGTAGGCGCCGGTCTCCGCGACGGCCACATAGGACTCGTCGGGCGGCAGCGCGACACCGTTGGCGAACTGGAAACCGTCGGCGAGCTGCTCGATCTTCCCGTCCGGCGTGCGCCGCAGGAGCCTGCCGCCGCCGGTCTGCTCGATCAGATCGTCGCGCCATTTCTCGATGCCGAAGCGGCGCGACGAATCGGTGAAGTACACCGTGCCGTCGGAGGCGACGGCGGCGTTGTTGCAGAACACGAAGTCGAGCCCCACCGCCGAAGTCGCCAACGTGGTGACGGGGCCGCCCGCGAGCGGCATGGTGAGCAGACCGGCCTTGGCGTCGCAGATCAGGAGGTCTTCGCCGTAGAACTCCAGCCCCAGCGGACGCCCGCCGGTGTCGCCGAGGACGTCGATCCGCCCGCCGTCCGGCGTGACGCGCAGGATCCGCCCGTCGTCGACGCCGGTGTAGATCCGCCCCTGGTCGTCGACCACGACGTCCTCGGGACCGTGCCCGTTGACCGGGATGACCGTGACCTCGCCGAACGCCATCGCGTTTCTCCTAGCGATAAGTGAGTAGTTCCGCGGTTTCCGCCTCGAAATGCGGATGTTCGTTGAACGACAACAAGGTCACCCCACCGCGGCCGGACACCAGTTTGGTGATGCCCGCGTTCACGGTGACCCGGTTCAGTTTCAGCAGCCCAGCCTCCGGCGTGCCCATGAGCGCGCCGCAGACTGTCGCGATCACGCCACCGGAGCTGAAGACGACGGCGTGCTCACCCTTCCCCAGCGACGCCACGACATCCGCCAGCGCACCCTTGACCCGATCCAGGAACCGGGGCCAGGTCTCGGCGCACGGACCGGAAGCTCCCGCTGAGACCCAGGCGTTCAGCGCACCGTCCAAAGCGGCCTGATACGCCCGCGAGTCGGTCTGCTGAACCCCGGCGGCGTGGTGCTTCGCGATGTCGACGTGGTCGTACTCGTTCCAGCGTTCGTCCTCGACCACGGCGATCCCGGAACCGAGCACCTTCAACGCCGTCGCGGCCGTGTCCCGTTGGCGAGCGAGTGAACCCGCTCGCGCCTGGGTGAATTCGACACCCCGCCGCAGCAGTTCCTCACCGACCACAGTGGACTGTTCGAAGCCGCGCGGCGAGAGCTGGTCGTAGTTCTCCGCGCCGAACGACGCCTGCCCGTGCCGGACCAGGTAGATAGCGCCCATCTACGCGTGTCCTCCTCCGATGATCCGGCGGCAGCGGCCGTCGAGGTAGCCGACGAACTGCCAGAGATCCTTCAGCGCCGGGTTGGTCGTATGCCCTTCGTGGAACCGGTAGTAGATCTGCTGGATCACCACCGCGAGCCGGAACAGGCCGTACACCTCGTAAAACGTCCAGTCGCCGATTGCGAGGCCGGAGCGCTCCGCGTACCGCCGCACGAACTCCTCGCGCGTGTACATCCCCGGCACGTGCGTCGGCTGACGGCGGCTGAGCTTCATGACGTCGTCATCGTCGTCCTGCACCCAGTACGCCAGGGTGCTGCCCAGTTCCATCAGCGGATCGCCGAGGGTGGCCATCTCCCAGTCGAGTACGCCGACGATGTCGAGGTCGTCGTCGAGCACCAGGTTGTCGAGCCGGTAGTCGTTGTGGATCAGGCAGATCTTGACCTCGGACGGCTGATTGTCCTTCAGCCACGCCATCACCTCGGCGCAGTCCGGGACGTTCTCCGTGCGCGCCTTGAGGAAACGGTCCGACCAGCCGCGCACCTGGCGCTCGACATACCCGGCGCCCTTGCCGAGGTCGGCCAGGCAGGCTGCCTCGACGTCGACGGCGTGCAGCTCGACCAGCCTGTCGACGACCTTGCCGCACAGCTCGCGCGCACCGTCCGGCGGCAGTTCGAGACCGGCGGGCAGATCTCCGCGCAGGATCAGGCCTTCGAGGCGTTCCATCACGTAGAAGTCGCCGCCGAGCACGGTTTCGTCGTCGCAGAAGGCGAGCACCTCGGGCACGTACGGGAAGACGGGCCGCAACCCCTGCTGGACCCGGAATTCACGGCGCATGTCATGCGCGGACGCGGCCTTGTGCCCGAGGGGTGGCCGCCGCAGGATCAGCTCGCGATCCGGATAGGCCAGCAGGTACGTCAGATTCGAGGCGCCGCCGGGGAACTGGCGGACCTCGGGCGGCGTGTCACCGAGCCCGGACACCCGTCCGGCCAGCCAGGTGTGCACCGCGGCCGGATCGAACGAGTCCTCTCCGCGTACCTCGACGGTCTTGTCCGCTGCCACCGTCATCCGAACTTCTTCAGCAAAGGCGCCGGGACGAACGGGAAGAGCTTCGAGAGCACGCTCCACGGCCACGTCGGCACGAACGCCTTCGCCGTCTCGGATTCGATCGCCTTCACCAGCGCCTGCGCGCCGGGCTCCGCCCTCACGGCGCCCGGGAGCTTCGAGATGTCTTCGTTCATCTCCGATTCGATGAACCCGGGATGCAGCGTGGTGACCTTGATCGGCGTCTTCAGCAGCTCGATCCGGGTGCCCTCGGCGAAGGCCGAGATACCCGCTTTCGAGGCGGCGTACGCGGTGGCGTTGCCGGGCACACCGCGAAGCGCGAGGAAGGAGGACACGACCACCAGGTGGCCGTTCTTCTGCTTGCGGAAAATGCCGACGGCGGCCTCGATCTGGGCGGCCGCGGCGAGGAAGTTCGTCTGGAGGGTTTCGCGGTTGGCGTCGAACCGACCGGTGCCGATCCGCTGCCCCTTGCCGAGCCCCGCGTTCACGATCACGCGGTCGAGGGAGCCGAGCTCCTCGCGGAACTCCTCGAAGACGGCGAAGACCTGGTCGTGGTCGTTCACGTCCAGCTTCCGGGTGACCACGGTGATGCCGGGGTACGCCTTCTTGAGTTCCGCGGCGAGCGCTTCGAGCCGGTCGACCCGGCGGGCGGCCAGCGCCAGGTTGCGGCCTCTGGCGGCGTACTGCCTGGCCATTCCCTCGCCGAGTCCGGAGCTCGCCCCGGTGATCAGGATGTTCTTCCGCAGGACCATGGACTGGAGCTTACCCGTTGGTAACAAGTCTGGGAGCCCCTCGGACAGGGCTGCCCCCGGCGCCACGAGCGGCGACGCGGGCCTCGGCCGTTGTCGCGGTCCTTGTCGGTGCTGATGGTGCGCGGAGTACGCGCGACGTGCTGTTCGCCTCGCTGGAGCCGGACCCGCTGAGCGGCGCCGGCCACCACCCGGCGCAGCGGCGGGCGCAGGCCAAGACGGCGGCGGCTCGAACGCCGCCGGATCGCGCGCCGTTCCCGCGGCGGCGCCATCCACGCCTCGGGATGGTTCGCCAGCCACCGTTGCCGGTACACCGAGTACGGGATGTGCGCCAGGTACAGCACCAGCGCGATCGCCAGCGCCACCAGCGGGAACTGGATGATCGCG is a genomic window containing:
- a CDS encoding creatininase family protein, translating into MTYFAELSSPQVAALASDERVPVLLLPVGAVEPHGPHAPLGTDPLISRGMCERAAARLAGDPGVRVLILPEVPYGVTRFAAGFAGGISIGEETLYALLTEICGALTEQGLTRILLVNNHFEPAHLVVLRRVAEAAGVGFVDLVRRRYSARLTTEFRSGECHAGQYETSLMLADRPDLVDAAVQRDLPPVHVDLARTGVTDFVSAGMTEAYCGTPAQATAEEGEKTFSVLTDILVEAIRELV
- a CDS encoding benzoate-CoA ligase family protein — encoded protein: MTFNLATHFVDRLPGERTALLCGDEEVTYADLAARVNRAGNVLRDLGVRSGQRVLLALNDGVEFVAVWYAAQKIGAVTAEVYSFLQPKDYAYYLDYTEAAVVIADGSTLPALREAGARNLLVVGDVALEPGEHSFDALAASASAELEAAPTTLDDVAIWKFTTGSTGSPKACVHPARSALESFDRYALGVLGLREDDRVLAVPKLFFGYARDLTALFPFGVGASGIVFPQRSTADLLFSLIERYRPTILVNVPTMMSAMIAHPAASTVDMSSLRLATSAGEALPSELHRKWDGLFGVPVIDGIGSSEAYHIYLSNVPGAQRVGSLGREVPGYTARVLDESGDPLPDGEIGTLEVTGPTIAREYYGDAEKTARTFRGDTLRTGDLFSRDGDGYFHHHGRADDLLKVSGVFVAPSEIEDCLIGHPAVVDCAVLGVTVDGLVVPRACVVLAEGASATAEELKDHARAHLAKHKYPREVVFVTELPRTANGKLDRRALRRVEAE
- a CDS encoding SDR family NAD(P)-dependent oxidoreductase, with amino-acid sequence MSRIVVVTGGTRGIGAAIAARFRAAGDKVHAPGRAECDVTDEDAVARYFDGLGPVDVLVNNAGISASAPLAKTSLEQWRTQIEVNATGAFLCTRAVLPGMRSRDTGRIVTVASTASHIGYRYTAGYTASKHAAVGLMRATAAELAGTGVTANAVCPAFVRTDMTAASVARIQERTGRDEADAEAALAAASPLGRLLEPDEVAHAVTFFAAPEAAAINGQTLVLDGGGIQS
- a CDS encoding enoyl-CoA hydratase family protein, with the translated sequence MSPFRATPPITADWEHFEFTVDDGVATVTLDRPEKLNALTFDVYADLRDLLAELPHRGDVRVLVVTGRGRGFCSGGDVEEIIGELQKMESAELLEFTRMTGAVVKALRECPIPVIAAVNGIAAGAGSVIALASDFRLLASSAKFAFLFTKVGLAGADMGSAYLLPRLVGLGRATELLMLGDKIDATRAEAIGLASKVVPDAELASEASALARRLADGPALAYGTTKVLLTRELDMDLGSSIELEAITQALLMTAKDHGEFYAAWTAGRSPQWTGR
- a CDS encoding HNH endonuclease signature motif containing protein, encoding MSETLLPELPQELWRAGKLELAHGVEQSLRVIRMATACLGRFLAEIESRGVKDLYGYGSTASWLADLAGLSRGEAGPIVKRAIALNPTRALDGTEVPPVAPATAAVAAQGLVGDERIDQILEILKNLPAEISAEDRAGAERILANLAPSAGPRQLAEAEANLLGLLNPDGDEPKDPESKEPRREITLERRKDGFWKLTGLLDDETGARTAAALEAHAQPRPVDEFGQADLRMKCERMGDAWAELLDLAIACPDQPGTGGYRTLVHVTVGLEELKSGLGAACLDFVGTMTAREARLAACDCLMLPMVMGASGEPLDMGRLRRFVTPGQRRALNIRDGGCAFPGCHRKPKNCHAHHIEHWADGGPTDLRNMVLLCGFHHRLIHHGDWEVRMAADGLPEFIPPQYRDPLRQPRRNTLHHR
- a CDS encoding YafY family protein; translated protein: MEDERGTTERVLTLLGLLQQRAVWTGPELGERLGVTPRTIRRDVERLRALGYPVQASNGVGGGYQLGPGHDMPPLLLDDEEAIATAVSLLAGAGSGEAALRALTKLDRVLPTRLRHEVSALSGSVVAFDGSRAPIDPDVLMTLARACRDEVEAGFAYPSSSGFAVRRVEPYRLVASGRRWYLLAYDLDRDDWRTFRVDKMTEVSARSWRFRPRPAPDAAAYVQENIASRVYRHQARFLVHAPAPVVRAQIPASAAVVRERGRSRCEVVSGAGDLDFLLMHVVVLGHAFEVIEPVELGERCRVLADRLLSAAGSVSPHSAD
- a CDS encoding VOC family protein produces the protein MNRKSREFQVSFDALDPKALSTFWRDALGYVHPGPPGVEVPEGTDPLDAWADFLERVGVPEDQRNTRSALEDPDGEGPRIFFQQVPEDKIAKNRVHLDIRAAPGLVGDERMAALEAECDRLVALGAKRIQRFEPEQPLSLGFIVMNDPEGNEFCLD
- a CDS encoding SMP-30/gluconolactonase/LRE family protein, with product MAFGEVTVIPVNGHGPEDVVVDDQGRIYTGVDDGRILRVTPDGGRIDVLGDTGGRPLGLEFYGEDLLICDAKAGLLTMPLAGGPVTTLATSAVGLDFVFCNNAAVASDGTVYFTDSSRRFGIEKWRDDLIEQTGGGRLLRRTPDGKIEQLADGFQFANGVALPPDESYVAVAETGAYRVARVWLTGDKAGTRDYLVDDLWGYPDNISTGSDGLIWITVASPKVPALSLVQKLPAPLRAGVRALPTALQPAPARECGVRGVTPDGKQVHELRGEIDGFHVLVGVRERAGTLYFGSLEDNAIAVTTV
- a CDS encoding histidine phosphatase family protein — encoded protein: MGAIYLVRHGQASFGAENYDQLSPRGFEQSTVVGEELLRRGVEFTQARAGSLARQRDTAATALKVLGSGIAVVEDERWNEYDHVDIAKHHAAGVQQTDSRAYQAALDGALNAWVSAGASGPCAETWPRFLDRVKGALADVVASLGKGEHAVVFSSGGVIATVCGALMGTPEAGLLKLNRVTVNAGITKLVSGRGGVTLLSFNEHPHFEAETAELLTYR
- a CDS encoding phosphotransferase family protein — protein: MTVAADKTVEVRGEDSFDPAAVHTWLAGRVSGLGDTPPEVRQFPGGASNLTYLLAYPDRELILRRPPLGHKAASAHDMRREFRVQQGLRPVFPYVPEVLAFCDDETVLGGDFYVMERLEGLILRGDLPAGLELPPDGARELCGKVVDRLVELHAVDVEAACLADLGKGAGYVERQVRGWSDRFLKARTENVPDCAEVMAWLKDNQPSEVKICLIHNDYRLDNLVLDDDLDIVGVLDWEMATLGDPLMELGSTLAYWVQDDDDDVMKLSRRQPTHVPGMYTREEFVRRYAERSGLAIGDWTFYEVYGLFRLAVVIQQIYYRFHEGHTTNPALKDLWQFVGYLDGRCRRIIGGGHA
- a CDS encoding SDR family oxidoreductase, with amino-acid sequence MVLRKNILITGASSGLGEGMARQYAARGRNLALAARRVDRLEALAAELKKAYPGITVVTRKLDVNDHDQVFAVFEEFREELGSLDRVIVNAGLGKGQRIGTGRFDANRETLQTNFLAAAAQIEAAVGIFRKQKNGHLVVVSSFLALRGVPGNATAYAASKAGISAFAEGTRIELLKTPIKVTTLHPGFIESEMNEDISKLPGAVRAEPGAQALVKAIESETAKAFVPTWPWSVLSKLFPFVPAPLLKKFG